One window of Phycisphaeraceae bacterium genomic DNA carries:
- a CDS encoding DUF1572 family protein: MGKAPNLRYTQPLPANSIAMFVQLFERQKASAEHAIEQITDEHLFARPTDGMNSIAIIIQHISGNLRSRWTDFLTSDGEKPDRNRDTEFAEPPHDRELLMQKWDDAWAITLASIGSLSPDDLSRIVTIRSVPHTVHAALCRSMEHIGYHVGQIHLLARLLHGSAGWNWLTIPPGGSQTFNDQLMK, encoded by the coding sequence ATGGGCAAAGCACCAAACCTCCGATATACCCAGCCTCTTCCAGCCAACTCCATAGCGATGTTTGTACAGTTGTTCGAGCGCCAGAAGGCCTCGGCCGAGCACGCCATAGAGCAGATTACAGACGAGCATCTCTTTGCCAGACCCACGGACGGCATGAACTCGATCGCCATCATCATCCAGCATATCTCGGGAAACCTGCGATCGCGCTGGACAGATTTTCTGACCAGCGACGGCGAGAAGCCCGATCGCAACCGCGACACCGAGTTCGCAGAACCTCCGCACGATCGCGAGCTTCTCATGCAGAAGTGGGATGACGCGTGGGCGATCACGCTCGCGTCTATTGGCTCGCTCTCACCCGATGATCTGTCGCGCATCGTCACGATCAGATCCGTGCCGCACACGGTACATGCTGCGTTATGCCGGAGCATGGAACACATCGGGTACCACGTCGGGCAGATCCATCTGCTTGCGCGCCTGCTCCACGGATCGGCAGGCTGGAACTGGCTGACAATACCGCCCGGCGGATCGCAAACATTCAACGATCAGTTGATGAAGTAG
- a CDS encoding sigma-70 family RNA polymerase sigma factor: MTTHITLLHRLSAGSDQLAWRDFCARYELLIRAVAKKHGLFGPDADDVLQDVLMALTKAMPGFEYDPTKGRFRGYLRTITLHAIYAKLRQRSDPTTLVGSGASSIQDIDTDADEIWEMEWRQYHMRQAMLIVQAEFAERDLRAFEAYVQKGRTPQEVSTEFGVSIDSVYQIKTRVLRRLSAVIAAQVEDEG; this comes from the coding sequence ATGACTACGCACATTACACTGCTTCACCGGTTGTCAGCCGGGAGCGATCAGTTGGCGTGGCGCGATTTTTGTGCTCGGTATGAGTTGCTGATCCGTGCAGTCGCGAAGAAACATGGACTGTTTGGACCGGACGCAGACGACGTGTTACAGGACGTACTGATGGCGTTGACCAAAGCGATGCCGGGATTCGAGTATGATCCCACCAAAGGTCGATTCCGCGGCTATCTGCGCACAATCACTCTCCACGCGATTTATGCAAAACTCCGTCAGAGATCAGACCCGACAACGCTAGTAGGTTCCGGAGCGTCGAGTATTCAGGATATCGATACCGATGCTGACGAGATCTGGGAGATGGAATGGCGGCAATACCACATGCGTCAGGCCATGCTCATCGTGCAAGCAGAGTTCGCAGAACGCGATCTGCGTGCCTTTGAGGCCTACGTGCAGAAGGGCAGAACTCCGCAGGAAGTCTCTACCGAGTTTGGTGTCAGCATCGACAGCGTGTATCAGATTAAGACGCGCGTGCTCCGTCGGTTGAGTGCTGTTATTGCTGCTCAGGTTGAGGATGAGGGATAG
- a CDS encoding Hsp20/alpha crystallin family protein: protein MLTRFRTSPFDTASTRYTTDISRLLDAAATMLGQSSTLIGSESAATERAPAMSIWREENAIIAEFEVPGYTIDDIEVTADDGTLTIRGERSAETKTNENATPIRIERTHAQFERSINLGAPINEEGAEATLVNGVLRVTVPLASSAQPKRIAIKS, encoded by the coding sequence ATGCTCACACGTTTCCGCACATCACCGTTTGACACAGCAAGCACACGATACACCACCGACATCAGCAGACTGCTCGATGCAGCTGCGACCATGCTCGGGCAGTCGAGCACGCTCATCGGCTCAGAGAGCGCAGCGACCGAGCGCGCTCCCGCGATGAGCATCTGGCGCGAGGAAAACGCGATCATCGCGGAGTTTGAGGTGCCCGGCTACACCATCGACGACATTGAGGTGACCGCAGACGATGGCACACTCACCATCCGAGGCGAGCGCAGCGCAGAAACCAAGACGAACGAGAACGCAACACCGATCCGCATCGAGCGTACGCACGCGCAGTTCGAGCGCTCGATCAATCTCGGCGCACCGATCAACGAGGAGGGCGCAGAAGCAACGCTGGTCAATGGTGTGCTGCGCGTGACAGTGCCGCTGGCATCGTCGGCTCAGCCCAAGCGCATTGCGATCAAGTCGTAA
- a CDS encoding serine/threonine protein kinase produces MGDTKSASWFESDDALVAELRRTVDRIPSTVSISGYDEFKEIARGGQGVVYSAIQRSTRRRVAVKVMLDGALASGASRRRFEREIELVAALKHPAIVGVYDSGMTSDGQLYLVMEYVEGQTLDQALMHAVPDDGNSSPAAVADAVRIVADIAEAVQYAHQRGVIHRDLKPNNILVDAEGGAHILDFGLAKATDTNIAESIVARPTLSVTGQFMGSLPWSSPEQAVGDPDAIDSRTDIYSLGVMLYQLLTGRFPYDVSGGLKTTLDHIASSAPVPPRSLRAEISEDLATVLTRSLAKERERRYQSAGDLAADLRAYLAGEPIAARRDSAWYTLSRTVRRYQIAAFAGAVVVLVSTGALVVSLRALDEATAQRKNAEFQTTEATKQAQRAGAFSKFVTNILTAANPGLDSKDLKVIDVLDDASETADQTLANQPEARMSVRSLLSTAYRNLGEYDKSLHEADLGMDILKDLGPAPTEETLRLKTARAAVLMDLNDIDEALPLATRTSEESNTLFGPDNEVSIEADATLSAVYDVLEDFDKAESTKRDVFARSERVFGQDSREALTAAGNLGHTLYAAGKVDEAITLIEDVVERSERAFGKYDITTMAPMSTLSNAYDDKGYYDKGAAMKKDLWERFAKAYGDDNATTLILASNYANSLYTLDRYEEGLPIALNALDGIGRTLGEDHPNYIRATTMVTSFYKGLGRLEDALAMETKTINTAVRTLGASSTLVGYLRNNVSTTYRKLGQYDRAEEELRVAIAECAPSFPPQHSMHETFQYNLAVTIKDHGKKDEAIGLLRSAADGFLEKLGPDSDWTIDAFKELIELLESEGKSDEAASWKAELPPSG; encoded by the coding sequence ATGGGCGATACAAAGTCCGCAAGCTGGTTTGAGTCCGACGACGCGCTTGTTGCAGAGCTCAGACGAACAGTCGATCGCATACCCAGCACTGTGTCCATCTCAGGCTACGACGAGTTCAAAGAGATTGCGCGCGGCGGGCAGGGCGTTGTCTATTCTGCAATCCAGCGGTCTACGCGTCGGCGCGTCGCTGTCAAGGTCATGCTTGATGGCGCGCTCGCTTCAGGAGCTTCGCGCAGAAGATTCGAACGGGAGATCGAACTTGTTGCTGCACTGAAGCATCCCGCAATCGTTGGCGTGTACGACTCGGGCATGACATCAGATGGCCAGTTGTATCTTGTCATGGAGTATGTCGAGGGCCAGACGCTCGATCAGGCGCTCATGCACGCTGTGCCTGATGATGGGAACTCCTCGCCAGCCGCTGTTGCCGACGCGGTACGGATCGTTGCGGATATCGCAGAAGCTGTGCAGTACGCGCATCAGCGCGGTGTGATCCATCGAGATCTCAAACCAAACAACATCCTTGTTGATGCCGAAGGAGGGGCACACATCCTCGACTTCGGGCTTGCCAAAGCTACTGATACAAACATTGCTGAGTCCATCGTTGCAAGACCGACGCTCTCGGTCACAGGCCAGTTCATGGGCTCGCTCCCATGGTCAAGTCCGGAACAGGCCGTGGGTGATCCCGACGCTATCGATAGTCGCACGGATATCTACTCACTTGGCGTGATGCTGTATCAACTGCTGACCGGAAGGTTCCCGTACGATGTGTCAGGTGGTTTAAAGACAACACTCGACCACATTGCATCGTCGGCACCTGTGCCGCCTCGATCGCTCAGAGCCGAGATTAGCGAAGACCTTGCTACCGTGTTGACGCGATCGTTGGCAAAGGAGCGCGAGCGCCGGTACCAGTCCGCAGGCGACCTTGCTGCAGATCTTCGCGCGTATCTTGCTGGCGAGCCGATCGCAGCACGCCGCGACAGCGCGTGGTACACACTGAGCCGAACAGTTCGGAGATATCAGATTGCCGCTTTTGCAGGCGCAGTAGTGGTGCTTGTGTCCACAGGAGCGCTGGTGGTTTCGCTCCGGGCGCTCGATGAAGCAACGGCGCAGCGAAAGAACGCGGAGTTCCAGACAACGGAAGCAACAAAGCAGGCGCAGCGCGCCGGCGCGTTCTCGAAGTTTGTTACCAACATACTCACCGCTGCCAACCCCGGGCTCGACAGCAAAGATCTGAAAGTTATTGACGTGCTCGATGATGCGTCGGAGACAGCCGACCAGACACTTGCGAATCAACCCGAAGCTCGCATGAGCGTGCGCAGCCTGCTCTCAACAGCCTATCGAAATCTTGGAGAGTACGACAAGTCGCTCCACGAAGCAGACCTTGGTATGGACATTCTCAAGGATCTTGGCCCAGCGCCGACCGAGGAAACACTCCGGCTCAAGACCGCCAGAGCAGCGGTGCTCATGGATTTGAACGACATTGATGAAGCGCTTCCGCTGGCGACGCGGACAAGCGAGGAATCAAACACGCTATTCGGTCCTGACAACGAGGTGTCGATCGAAGCCGATGCAACACTCAGCGCTGTCTATGACGTGCTGGAAGACTTTGACAAAGCAGAGTCCACGAAGCGCGATGTGTTTGCGCGCAGCGAGCGCGTTTTCGGCCAAGACAGTCGCGAAGCGCTCACAGCAGCGGGGAATCTTGGGCACACGCTCTACGCTGCCGGAAAGGTTGATGAGGCAATCACACTTATTGAGGATGTGGTAGAACGATCGGAACGTGCGTTCGGTAAGTATGACATCACCACCATGGCGCCAATGTCAACGCTCTCAAATGCCTATGACGACAAAGGCTACTACGACAAGGGCGCTGCGATGAAGAAGGATCTGTGGGAGCGCTTCGCCAAAGCCTATGGGGATGACAACGCAACCACGCTGATCCTTGCGTCGAACTATGCCAACTCGCTGTACACACTCGACAGGTATGAGGAAGGACTCCCGATCGCGCTGAATGCACTCGATGGCATCGGTCGCACACTCGGTGAGGATCATCCCAACTACATCCGTGCGACAACAATGGTCACATCGTTCTATAAGGGGCTTGGCAGACTGGAAGACGCACTCGCGATGGAAACAAAGACGATCAATACCGCTGTACGCACGCTCGGTGCTTCGAGCACACTTGTCGGCTATCTCCGCAACAATGTTTCCACGACATATCGCAAACTCGGACAGTATGACAGAGCGGAAGAGGAGTTGCGCGTCGCGATCGCCGAATGTGCGCCGTCGTTCCCTCCACAGCATTCCATGCACGAAACGTTCCAGTACAACCTTGCGGTGACTATCAAGGACCATGGCAAGAAAGACGAAGCGATCGGGCTGCTCCGTTCCGCAGCCGACGGTTTTTTGGAAAAACTTGGGCCCGATTCTGACTGGACCATCGATGCTTTCAAGGAACTCATCGAGTTACTTGAGTCCGAGGGAAAAAGCGACGAGGCAGCGTCATGGAAAGCCGAGCTGCCGCCATCCGGATAA